A window of the Streptomyces formicae genome harbors these coding sequences:
- a CDS encoding nucleoside hydrolase, producing MPVPIIIDCDPGHDDAVAILLAAGDPAIDLLAITTVAGNQVVEKTTLNARRICTAAGITDVPIAAGCDRPLVQPLYVADDVHGDSGMDGPHFGEPTVDAVAEHAVDLMHGILTGHPEPVTLVPTAPLTNIALLLTRYPEVVPRIREIVLMGGSTERGNRTPAAEFNMYVDPEAADIVFRSGVPVTMCGLNVTHQALATPDVLARLDGLGTELGRICVELMTYFASTYRRLWGFEAPPLHDPVAVARLIDPSIVECADASVAVELRGEYTRGATVVDLHRYLDRPVNARVAVSLDSAKFWDRVVAAVDTLGKKEG from the coding sequence GTGCCTGTCCCGATCATCATCGACTGCGATCCCGGCCACGACGACGCCGTCGCCATCCTGCTCGCGGCCGGGGATCCCGCGATCGACCTGCTCGCGATCACGACGGTCGCGGGCAACCAGGTGGTCGAGAAGACCACACTGAACGCCCGCCGGATCTGCACCGCGGCCGGAATCACGGACGTCCCCATCGCCGCGGGCTGCGACCGGCCGCTCGTCCAGCCGCTGTACGTGGCGGACGACGTGCACGGCGACTCGGGCATGGACGGCCCGCACTTCGGCGAACCCACCGTGGACGCGGTCGCCGAGCACGCCGTCGACCTCATGCACGGGATCCTCACCGGCCATCCGGAGCCCGTCACTCTCGTCCCGACCGCCCCGCTGACCAACATCGCCCTGCTGCTGACCCGCTATCCGGAGGTGGTCCCGCGCATCCGCGAGATCGTCCTCATGGGCGGCTCGACCGAGCGCGGAAACCGTACGCCCGCCGCCGAGTTCAACATGTACGTGGACCCCGAGGCGGCCGACATCGTCTTCCGCAGCGGGGTGCCGGTGACAATGTGCGGGCTCAACGTCACGCACCAGGCGCTCGCCACGCCGGACGTGCTCGCGCGGCTCGACGGCCTCGGTACCGAACTCGGCCGCATCTGTGTCGAGTTGATGACCTACTTCGCCTCGACGTACCGGCGCCTGTGGGGCTTCGAGGCCCCGCCGCTGCACGACCCGGTCGCCGTGGCCCGGCTCATCGACCCCTCGATCGTGGAGTGCGCCGACGCGAGCGTGGCCGTCGAATTGCGCGGCGAGTACACGCGAGGGGCGACGGTCGTGGATCTGCACCGGTACCTCGACCGGCCCGTCAACGCGCGGGTGGCGGTCTCCCTGGACAGCGCGAAGTTCTGGGACCGGGTGGTCGCCGCCGTCGACACGCTCGGGAAGAAGGAAGGGTGA
- a CDS encoding type 1 glutamine amidotransferase domain-containing protein, giving the protein MNIAFLMAPEGVEQIELTDPWQAVARAGDTPLLLSTKPGRIQAFHHLDKADSFPVDLVVPGGSATDFDALVLPGGVANPDALRMDEKAVAFVRAFFDEGKPVAAICHAPWVLVEADVVRGRSLTSWPSLRTDIRNAGGIWVDEQVKVCREGPNTLITSRKPADLAAFCSALTDELAKESAAAGTRH; this is encoded by the coding sequence ATGAACATCGCCTTCCTCATGGCGCCGGAAGGCGTCGAACAGATCGAGCTCACCGATCCGTGGCAGGCCGTCGCCCGCGCAGGCGACACGCCTTTGCTGCTCTCCACGAAGCCCGGCCGCATCCAGGCCTTCCACCACCTCGACAAGGCGGACTCCTTCCCCGTCGACCTCGTCGTCCCTGGCGGCTCCGCGACCGACTTCGACGCCCTTGTCCTGCCCGGCGGCGTGGCCAATCCCGACGCGCTGCGGATGGACGAGAAAGCCGTGGCCTTCGTGCGGGCGTTCTTCGACGAGGGCAAGCCGGTCGCGGCGATCTGCCACGCGCCCTGGGTCCTCGTCGAGGCCGATGTGGTGCGCGGCAGGAGCCTGACGTCCTGGCCCAGCCTGCGCACCGACATCCGCAACGCGGGCGGCATCTGGGTCGACGAGCAGGTGAAGGTGTGCCGCGAAGGCCCGAACACGCTGATCACCAGCCGAAAGCCGGCCGACCTGGCGGCCTTCTGCTCGGCCCTCACGGACGAGCTGGCGAAGGAGTCCGCCGCGGCGGGCACCCGGCACTGA
- a CDS encoding Vms1/Ankzf1 family peptidyl-tRNA hydrolase: MRLAHLTPLYERPGPWASVCVGVPRAADGGEAAAAAPGERELATREICAELGRQGIDATTGRAVHEALTEWPGPAGAAGRAIYAAHGEVVLDPPLTAAPRTPEIHWATLPRVAPLLDLAVQEPVCLVAYIDRTGADLELRGPLGSHPAGEAEGKDWPLYRTAAADWSERHFPMHVENSWDENTWDENASEVAAALALCQEETRADLIVLVCGDRERRAVTQHLPQPLRPLTVAVEHSGPARGPGARLPDEEVERARHDHLRRIEKTELDRYRAAGAPTAEGLPTLVAAAREHRIAELLVRPEGPDPCREVWVGPEPDQIAVDRGDTRYLGESDPEPGRADDALLRSAAVSGAEVLRVHPGAGTGDRGVPAGGLGALLRHP; the protein is encoded by the coding sequence ATGCGACTCGCACACCTCACGCCCCTCTACGAGCGCCCGGGCCCTTGGGCCAGCGTTTGCGTCGGCGTGCCCCGTGCGGCCGACGGGGGCGAGGCGGCCGCGGCGGCGCCCGGCGAACGGGAACTCGCCACCCGCGAGATCTGCGCGGAACTGGGCCGCCAAGGCATCGACGCGACCACGGGCAGGGCCGTCCACGAAGCACTGACCGAGTGGCCGGGACCCGCGGGAGCGGCGGGCCGGGCGATCTACGCCGCGCACGGCGAGGTCGTACTCGACCCGCCGCTCACGGCCGCCCCGCGGACCCCCGAGATCCACTGGGCGACCCTGCCCCGCGTCGCCCCGCTGCTGGACCTCGCCGTCCAGGAACCGGTCTGCCTCGTCGCGTACATCGACCGCACCGGAGCCGACCTGGAACTCCGCGGCCCGCTCGGCAGCCACCCCGCGGGCGAGGCCGAGGGCAAGGACTGGCCGCTGTACCGCACAGCGGCCGCCGACTGGTCCGAGCGCCACTTCCCGATGCACGTCGAGAACAGCTGGGACGAGAACACCTGGGACGAGAACGCCTCGGAGGTCGCCGCCGCGCTCGCCCTCTGCCAGGAGGAGACCCGCGCCGACCTCATCGTCCTCGTCTGCGGCGATCGCGAACGCCGCGCCGTCACGCAGCACCTGCCGCAGCCGCTGCGCCCCCTCACCGTCGCCGTGGAGCACAGTGGCCCCGCCCGCGGCCCCGGCGCCCGGCTGCCTGACGAGGAGGTCGAGCGCGCCCGGCACGACCATCTGCGCCGCATCGAGAAGACCGAACTCGACCGCTACCGTGCGGCCGGCGCCCCCACCGCCGAGGGCCTGCCCACCCTCGTCGCGGCGGCGCGCGAGCACCGGATCGCCGAGCTGCTCGTACGCCCGGAGGGACCCGACCCGTGCCGCGAGGTCTGGGTCGGCCCCGAACCCGACCAGATCGCGGTGGACCGCGGTGACACGCGGTATCTCGGCGAAAGCGACCCCGAGCCCGGACGCGCCGACGACGCCCTGCTGCGGTCGGCGGCGGTGAGCGGCGCGGAGGTCCTGCGCGTGCACCCCGGGGCCGGCACCGGCGATCGCGGCGTACCCGCCGGCGGACTCGGGGCCCTGCTGCGCCACCCCTAA